One Micromonospora eburnea genomic region harbors:
- a CDS encoding multifunctional oxoglutarate decarboxylase/oxoglutarate dehydrogenase thiamine pyrophosphate-binding subunit/dihydrolipoyllysine-residue succinyltransferase subunit, with translation MSTQQTSSQENPLAGFGPNEWIVEEMYQRYLADPSSVDPAWHDFFADYRPAPGAATPRPGSTAKPAPRPEPGEQQEAVASVAQQPVPAKPAPAAKAPEKPAAKPAEKAAAKPAAKPAAKTPTPGTTPLRGVAAKIVQNMDASLAVPTATSVRAVPAKLLVDNRIVINNHLARGRGGKVSFTHLIGYAMVRALVEHPEMNNSYAEVDGKPAMVRPEHVNLGIAIDLAKPDGSRTLVVPSIKACEQMDFRQFWQAYEDVVRRARRNELTMEDYSGTTISLTNPGGIGTVHSIPRLMQGQSAIIGVGAMEYPAPYQGMSEATLAELAVSKIITLTSTYDHRIIQGAQSGEFLKVMHELLLGERGYYDQIFTSLRIPYEPVRWVQDVAVNSEGQINKTARVHELIHAYRVRGHLMADTDPLEFKIRKHPDLDVLQHGLTLWDLDRVFPVNGFAGRQRMKLREILGVLRDSYCRRVGVEYMHIQDPEERRWIQERIERKYEKPNRDEQKHVLNRLNAAEAFETFLQTKYVGQKRFSLEGGESLIPLLGEVLESSAEAGLDEVVIGMAHRGRLNVLANIVGKPYEKIFSEFEGHLDPRSTQGSGDVKYHLGQNGKFTTPNGEHAVKVSVVANPSHLEAVDPVLEGIVRAKQDRIDLKLEGYTVLPLAVHGDAAFAGQGVVAETLNLSQLRGYRTGGTVHVVVNNQVGFTTAPEYSRSSLYSTDVARMIQAPIFHVNGDDPEAVVRVARLAFEYRQAFNKDVVIDMVCYRRRGHNEGDDPSMSNPQMYQIIDSKRSVRKLYTEELIGRGDITVEDAEELLRDYQAQLERVFKATRDAATTPRQLSRPRREDEPEPQVDTATDAAVIKAIGEAHINLPEGFNPHKRIQQLLDRRAKMSVEGGIDWGFGEIIAFGALLHDGVTVRLAGQDSRRGTFVQRHASIVDSKTGDDYLPLKSLTGDGERSRFFVHDSLLSEYAAMGFEYGYSVENVNALVCWEAQFGDFVNGAQSVIDEFISSGEVKWGQRSAVTLLLPHGHEGQGPDHTSGRPERFLQLCAEDNMRVAIPTTPANYFHLLRRQALSPKRKPLVVFTPKSLLRHKLCVSPVEDFTSGTFQPVLRDTAAPAPEQVKRVLLCSGKVYYDLFQARQERGVTDTAIIRMEQLYPLPVEEIRAALAQYPNAEDFAWVQEEPANQGAWSFVALNLLEHLSDVRLRRISRPAAAAPAVGSAKMHEVEQAALIEAALPRP, from the coding sequence GTGTCGACCCAGCAAACTTCGTCGCAGGAGAACCCACTGGCGGGTTTCGGCCCGAACGAGTGGATCGTCGAGGAGATGTACCAGCGCTATCTCGCCGACCCCTCGAGCGTGGACCCGGCCTGGCACGACTTCTTCGCCGACTACCGGCCCGCCCCGGGCGCCGCCACCCCGCGCCCCGGCAGCACGGCCAAGCCGGCCCCCCGTCCCGAGCCCGGCGAGCAGCAGGAAGCCGTCGCCAGCGTCGCCCAGCAGCCGGTCCCGGCAAAGCCGGCCCCGGCCGCCAAGGCCCCCGAGAAGCCGGCCGCCAAGCCGGCCGAGAAGGCCGCCGCCAAGCCGGCCGCGAAGCCCGCCGCCAAGACCCCGACCCCCGGCACCACCCCGCTGCGCGGCGTCGCCGCCAAGATCGTGCAGAACATGGACGCCTCGCTCGCGGTGCCGACCGCCACGAGCGTCCGCGCGGTCCCGGCGAAGCTGCTGGTCGACAACCGCATCGTGATCAACAACCACCTGGCCCGCGGTCGCGGCGGCAAGGTGAGCTTCACCCACCTGATCGGGTACGCGATGGTCCGGGCGCTGGTCGAGCACCCGGAGATGAACAACTCCTACGCCGAGGTCGACGGCAAGCCGGCGATGGTCCGCCCGGAGCACGTCAACCTGGGCATCGCCATCGACCTGGCCAAGCCGGACGGCTCCCGCACCCTGGTGGTGCCCTCCATCAAGGCCTGCGAGCAGATGGACTTCCGGCAGTTCTGGCAGGCGTACGAGGACGTGGTCCGGCGCGCCCGCCGCAACGAGCTGACCATGGAGGACTACTCAGGCACCACCATCTCGCTGACCAACCCGGGCGGCATCGGCACGGTCCACTCGATCCCGCGCCTGATGCAGGGCCAGAGCGCCATCATCGGTGTCGGCGCCATGGAATACCCGGCGCCGTACCAGGGCATGAGCGAGGCGACCCTGGCCGAGCTGGCGGTCAGCAAGATCATCACGCTGACCAGCACGTACGACCACCGGATCATCCAGGGCGCGCAGTCGGGCGAGTTCCTCAAGGTGATGCACGAGCTGCTGCTCGGCGAGCGCGGCTACTACGACCAGATCTTCACCTCGCTGCGCATCCCGTACGAGCCGGTGCGCTGGGTGCAGGACGTGGCCGTCAACTCCGAGGGTCAGATCAACAAGACCGCGCGGGTGCACGAGCTGATCCACGCGTACCGGGTGCGCGGCCACCTGATGGCCGACACCGATCCGCTGGAGTTCAAGATCCGCAAGCACCCGGACCTGGACGTCCTCCAGCACGGGCTGACCCTGTGGGACCTGGACCGGGTCTTCCCGGTCAACGGTTTCGCCGGTCGGCAGCGGATGAAGCTGCGCGAGATCCTCGGCGTGCTGCGTGACTCGTACTGCCGCCGGGTCGGCGTCGAGTACATGCACATCCAGGACCCGGAGGAGCGGCGCTGGATCCAGGAGCGGATAGAGCGCAAGTACGAGAAGCCGAACCGGGACGAGCAGAAGCACGTGCTCAACCGGCTCAACGCCGCCGAGGCGTTCGAGACCTTCCTGCAGACCAAGTACGTCGGCCAGAAGCGCTTCTCGCTGGAGGGCGGCGAGTCGCTGATCCCGCTCCTCGGTGAGGTGCTGGAGAGCTCCGCCGAGGCCGGGCTGGACGAGGTTGTCATCGGCATGGCCCACCGCGGCCGGCTCAACGTGCTGGCCAACATCGTCGGCAAGCCGTACGAGAAGATCTTCTCCGAGTTCGAGGGGCACCTCGACCCGCGCTCCACGCAGGGCTCGGGCGACGTGAAGTACCACCTCGGCCAGAACGGCAAGTTCACCACCCCGAACGGCGAGCACGCGGTCAAGGTGTCGGTGGTGGCGAACCCGTCGCACCTGGAGGCCGTGGACCCGGTGCTGGAGGGCATCGTCCGGGCCAAGCAGGACCGGATAGACCTCAAGCTGGAGGGCTACACCGTGCTGCCGCTGGCGGTGCACGGTGACGCGGCCTTCGCCGGCCAGGGCGTGGTCGCCGAGACGCTCAACCTGTCGCAGCTGCGCGGCTACCGCACCGGCGGCACGGTGCACGTGGTGGTCAACAACCAGGTCGGCTTCACCACCGCCCCGGAATACAGCCGGTCCAGCCTCTACAGCACCGACGTCGCCCGGATGATCCAGGCGCCGATCTTCCACGTCAACGGCGACGACCCCGAGGCCGTCGTCCGGGTGGCCCGGCTCGCCTTCGAGTACCGCCAGGCGTTCAACAAGGACGTCGTGATCGACATGGTCTGCTACCGCCGGCGCGGGCACAACGAGGGCGACGACCCGTCGATGTCCAACCCGCAGATGTACCAGATCATCGACTCCAAGCGGTCGGTCCGGAAGCTCTACACCGAGGAGCTCATCGGGCGGGGTGACATCACCGTGGAGGACGCGGAGGAGCTGCTGCGCGACTACCAGGCGCAGCTGGAGCGGGTCTTCAAGGCCACCCGGGACGCGGCCACCACGCCGCGCCAGCTCAGCCGGCCGCGCCGCGAGGACGAGCCGGAGCCGCAGGTCGACACCGCCACCGACGCCGCGGTGATCAAGGCGATCGGCGAGGCGCACATCAACCTCCCCGAGGGCTTCAACCCGCACAAGCGCATCCAGCAGCTGCTGGACCGGCGGGCCAAGATGTCCGTCGAGGGCGGCATCGACTGGGGCTTCGGCGAGATCATCGCGTTCGGCGCGCTGTTGCACGACGGGGTCACCGTCCGGCTCGCCGGGCAGGACTCCCGGCGCGGCACCTTCGTCCAGCGGCACGCCTCGATCGTCGACTCGAAGACCGGCGACGACTACCTCCCGCTGAAGTCGCTCACCGGCGACGGCGAGCGGTCCCGCTTCTTCGTCCACGACTCGCTGCTGTCCGAGTACGCCGCGATGGGCTTCGAGTACGGCTACTCGGTGGAGAACGTCAACGCGCTGGTCTGCTGGGAGGCCCAGTTCGGTGACTTCGTCAACGGCGCCCAGTCGGTGATCGACGAGTTCATCTCCTCCGGCGAGGTGAAGTGGGGCCAGCGCTCCGCGGTCACCCTGCTGCTGCCGCACGGCCACGAGGGCCAGGGCCCGGACCACACCTCCGGCCGCCCGGAGCGGTTCCTCCAGCTCTGCGCCGAGGACAACATGCGGGTGGCCATCCCGACCACCCCGGCGAACTACTTCCACCTGCTGCGTCGCCAGGCCCTGTCGCCGAAGCGCAAGCCGCTGGTGGTGTTCACGCCGAAGTCGCTGCTGCGGCACAAGCTCTGCGTGTCGCCGGTGGAGGACTTCACCTCGGGCACCTTCCAGCCGGTCCTGCGGGACACCGCCGCCCCGGCACCGGAGCAGGTGAAGCGGGTGCTGCTCTGCTCGGGCAAGGTCTACTACGACCTGTTCCAGGCCCGGCAGGAGCGGGGGGTCACGGACACCGCGATCATCCGGATGGAGCAGCTCTACCCGCTGCCCGTCGAGGAGATCCGGGCCGCCCTGGCGCAGTACCCGAACGCCGAGGACTTCGCCTGGGTGCAGGAGGAGCCGGCCAACCAGGGTGCCTGGTCGTTCGTCGCGCTCAACCTGCTGGAGCACCTGAGCGACGTCCGGCTGCGCCGCATCTCCCGTCCGGCGGCCGCCGCTCCGGCGGTCGGCTCGGCGAAGATGCACGAGGTCGAGCAGGCCGCGCTGATCGAGGCGGCCCTCCCCCGCCCGTGA
- a CDS encoding DUF6104 family protein, with translation MYFTDRGIEELVERRGEEQVSLEWLGERLRDFVDLNPEFETPIERFATWLARLDDEDDE, from the coding sequence TTGTACTTCACCGACCGTGGCATCGAGGAGCTGGTCGAGCGCCGGGGCGAGGAGCAGGTCAGCCTGGAGTGGCTGGGCGAGCGGCTGCGCGACTTCGTCGATCTGAACCCCGAGTTCGAGACCCCGATCGAGCGCTTCGCCACCTGGCTGGCCCGGCTGGACGACGAGGACGACGAGTAG
- a CDS encoding alpha/beta hydrolase family protein yields MRVQRLVAALVTALLAGCAPAMTAAPEPPTSQSAPQRTYAVGMRQFVVDPGGPRPLPVTVWYPVEPAAPTATGSVPTATRSAAPTATPSPGAPEVRPGAAVAAGRFPVVIYSHGLRSLPELHAPLTTRWAAAGFVVAAPTFPRTNLRARDFTRADVRNQPADGWRLIRHLVRLDAHRGDPLAGHLAVNRIGAAGHSAGGFTTAGMFTAGHSARLRAGIVIAGGGLAGGLAGPVAPLLFVHGSADPIVPESVGRAGYARVLGPAAFLSLPGQGHGEYLIPGRPGFVQVLATTIDFLRWTLYDDRAALRRLPADAQLPGVTALTSRLPR; encoded by the coding sequence GTGAGAGTGCAGCGGCTCGTCGCCGCGCTGGTGACGGCGCTGCTCGCCGGATGTGCTCCGGCCATGACCGCCGCTCCGGAGCCGCCCACCAGCCAATCCGCCCCGCAACGGACGTACGCCGTCGGGATGCGGCAGTTCGTCGTCGACCCGGGCGGCCCCCGGCCGCTGCCGGTGACCGTCTGGTATCCGGTGGAGCCGGCCGCACCGACGGCGACGGGCTCCGTCCCCACGGCCACCCGGTCGGCCGCGCCCACGGCCACCCCGTCCCCGGGCGCACCGGAAGTCCGGCCGGGCGCGGCGGTGGCCGCCGGACGCTTCCCGGTGGTGATCTACAGCCACGGGCTGCGCAGCCTGCCCGAGTTGCACGCGCCGTTGACCACCCGCTGGGCCGCCGCGGGCTTCGTGGTGGCCGCGCCCACCTTTCCGCGTACGAACCTGCGGGCGCGGGACTTCACCCGGGCGGACGTCCGCAACCAGCCCGCCGACGGCTGGCGACTGATCCGCCACCTGGTACGCCTCGACGCCCACCGCGGCGACCCGCTCGCCGGGCACCTGGCCGTCAACCGGATCGGCGCGGCCGGCCACTCGGCAGGCGGCTTCACCACGGCCGGCATGTTCACCGCCGGCCATTCCGCACGGCTGCGCGCGGGGATCGTGATCGCCGGCGGCGGCCTGGCCGGCGGCCTCGCCGGCCCCGTCGCCCCGCTGCTGTTCGTGCACGGCAGCGCCGACCCGATCGTGCCGGAGTCCGTCGGCCGGGCCGGGTACGCCCGCGTGCTCGGCCCGGCCGCCTTCCTGAGCCTCCCCGGTCAGGGCCACGGCGAGTACCTGATCCCGGGCCGCCCCGGCTTCGTCCAGGTCCTCGCCACCACCATCGACTTCCTCCGCTGGACCCTCTACGACGACCGGGCGGCCCTGCGCCGGCTCCCCGCCGACGCCCAACTCCCCGGCGTCACCGCCCTCACCAGCCGCCTCCCCCGCTGA
- a CDS encoding nucleotidyltransferase domain-containing protein, whose protein sequence is MDGDGLVGRQLGAIREVTELAEQAGVAVWLRGGWAMDFHLGEVSRPHVDVDWYCWRHDASELAALLGGRGWRPDPRMPAETQLDLLRNDVELSFAYLDRDAEGRVVVGAGPWAGTPLPDGMLDARPGHIGPLAAPIISVAAQIEFKEMFPVWMPTRPRRAKDAADLARLRGVPDPHAR, encoded by the coding sequence ATGGACGGCGACGGGCTGGTGGGACGACAACTCGGCGCGATCCGCGAGGTGACCGAGCTGGCGGAACAGGCCGGTGTCGCGGTGTGGCTGCGCGGCGGCTGGGCGATGGACTTCCACCTCGGCGAGGTGAGCCGACCGCACGTCGACGTCGACTGGTACTGCTGGCGACACGACGCCAGCGAGTTGGCGGCCCTGCTCGGCGGGCGCGGTTGGCGGCCCGATCCGCGGATGCCCGCCGAGACCCAGCTCGATCTGCTCCGGAACGACGTCGAGCTGAGCTTCGCGTACCTGGACCGGGACGCCGAGGGCCGGGTGGTGGTCGGTGCCGGGCCGTGGGCCGGCACCCCACTACCCGACGGGATGCTGGACGCCCGACCGGGCCACATCGGCCCGCTGGCCGCGCCGATCATCAGCGTGGCCGCGCAGATCGAGTTCAAGGAGATGTTCCCGGTCTGGATGCCGACCCGACCACGCCGCGCCAAGGACGCCGCCGACCTGGCCCGCCTCCGGGGCGTGCCGGACCCGCACGCGAGGTGA
- a CDS encoding zinc-binding dehydrogenase, with the protein MRAAYASALDADNPLAALSVGDRPEPIHPDPNWVTVRVLASSLNHHDLWSLRGVGLTGDQLPMILGCDAVGTDPDGNEVVIYPVVPTPGDPRGISILSEHFPGTFAERVAVPRMNLVPLPAGLSATDAACLPTAWLTAWRMLTTKGRVADGESVLVQGAGGGVATAAVALGVALGKRVYATSRDAVKRERIAGLGATALEPGARLPERVDVVIETVGAATFDHSLKSAAPMARIVVSGATSGHEPKVNLRRVFAMQLEILGTSMGTPEELTELLAFCAEHEVRPVVDSVVPFSRIEEGFARLASGDVFGKVVIDHTA; encoded by the coding sequence ATGCGTGCTGCCTATGCCTCCGCCCTGGACGCGGACAACCCGCTCGCCGCGCTGAGCGTCGGCGACCGTCCCGAGCCGATCCACCCCGATCCGAACTGGGTCACCGTGCGGGTGCTGGCCAGCTCGCTCAACCACCACGACCTCTGGTCGCTGCGCGGGGTGGGACTCACCGGCGACCAACTCCCGATGATCCTCGGCTGTGACGCGGTCGGCACCGACCCGGACGGCAACGAGGTGGTCATCTACCCGGTGGTGCCCACGCCGGGCGACCCGCGTGGGATCTCCATCCTCTCCGAGCACTTCCCCGGCACGTTCGCCGAGCGGGTGGCCGTACCCCGGATGAACCTGGTGCCGCTGCCGGCGGGCCTGTCGGCGACCGACGCGGCGTGCCTGCCCACGGCCTGGCTCACCGCGTGGCGGATGCTCACCACCAAGGGCCGGGTGGCCGACGGCGAGTCGGTGCTGGTGCAGGGGGCCGGCGGCGGCGTGGCCACCGCCGCCGTCGCGCTCGGCGTCGCGCTCGGCAAGCGGGTGTACGCGACCAGCCGCGACGCCGTGAAGCGGGAGCGGATCGCCGGGCTGGGCGCGACCGCGCTGGAGCCGGGCGCCCGGCTGCCGGAGCGGGTCGACGTGGTGATCGAGACGGTCGGGGCGGCCACCTTCGACCACTCGTTGAAGTCGGCCGCGCCGATGGCCCGGATCGTGGTCTCCGGCGCCACCTCCGGCCACGAGCCCAAGGTCAACCTGCGCCGGGTCTTCGCGATGCAGCTGGAGATTCTCGGCACCTCGATGGGCACCCCGGAGGAACTCACCGAGCTGCTCGCGTTCTGCGCCGAGCACGAGGTGCGCCCGGTGGTCGACAGCGTGGTGCCGTTCAGCCGGATCGAGGAGGGCTTCGCCCGCCTCGCCTCGGGCGACGTCTTCGGCAAGGTCGTCATCGACCACACCGCCTGA
- the pta gene encoding phosphate acetyltransferase — MARSVYVTGVGSGGGKSTVALGLAELLSRQVERIGAFRPLVPGTGPDQILALLTERYRVELPIDELHGSTYAEATALVADGRREELISRIVARYREVERRCPAVVVVGSDFADGDGAGPRELAFNARLATEFGSVVVPVVDGFGQQPEAIAAAARGAYHDLADLGATVVAVVANRVPGPMTLPELPVPAYAIPEVPAVSAPTVAEVAAALGATLLSGDEATLDRDVLDYVVGAAHVPTLLDHLTDGALVITPGDRADLLVAAGAAHVAGQVSLAGLVLTLGEQPDPRAMRLVERMSTGLPVLSVTSDSYDTVAASSRIEGRPSTANPRKVEAAIGAFERCVDTVDLAGRLRVSRSERVTPLMFENDLIDRARTRRRRLVLPEGAEERILRAAEILLRRDVADLTLLGRPDDIARRTRELGVDLGDAQVVDPVTSPWRDEFADEYAKFRAHRGMTPELAHDIVAQPNYFGTMMVWAGHADGMVSGATHTTAATIRPAFEIIRTVPGVSVASSVFFMLLADRVLVYGDCAVNPDPDAAQLADIAISSADTAARFGIEPRVAMLSYSTGDSGFGADVEKVATATKLVRERRPELLVEGPIQYDAAIDPHVAATKLPDSPVAGRATVFIFPDLNTGNNTYKAVQRSAGAVAVGPVMQGLRRPVNDLSRGATVPDIVNTVAITAIQAAAGES; from the coding sequence GTGGCACGCAGCGTGTACGTGACCGGCGTGGGGTCGGGCGGTGGCAAGTCGACGGTGGCGCTCGGGTTGGCCGAGTTGCTGTCCCGGCAGGTCGAGCGGATCGGCGCGTTCCGGCCGTTGGTTCCCGGCACCGGCCCCGACCAGATCCTCGCCCTGCTCACCGAGCGCTACCGGGTGGAGCTGCCGATCGACGAGCTGCACGGCTCGACGTACGCGGAGGCAACCGCGCTGGTCGCCGACGGACGGCGGGAGGAGCTGATCTCCCGGATCGTCGCCCGCTACCGCGAGGTCGAGCGGCGCTGCCCGGCCGTCGTCGTGGTGGGCAGCGACTTCGCCGACGGGGACGGCGCCGGGCCCCGTGAGCTGGCCTTCAACGCCCGGCTGGCCACCGAGTTCGGCAGCGTGGTGGTGCCCGTGGTCGACGGGTTCGGCCAGCAACCCGAGGCGATCGCGGCGGCGGCGCGCGGGGCGTACCACGACCTGGCGGACCTGGGCGCGACCGTGGTGGCCGTGGTGGCCAACCGGGTGCCCGGGCCGATGACGCTGCCCGAACTGCCCGTCCCCGCGTACGCGATCCCGGAGGTGCCGGCCGTGTCGGCGCCGACGGTGGCCGAGGTGGCGGCGGCGCTCGGCGCCACCCTGCTCTCCGGCGACGAGGCCACGCTCGACCGGGACGTGCTCGACTACGTGGTGGGCGCGGCGCACGTACCCACCCTGCTCGACCACCTGACCGACGGGGCGTTGGTGATCACCCCTGGCGACCGGGCCGACCTGCTGGTGGCGGCCGGCGCGGCGCACGTCGCCGGGCAGGTCTCCCTGGCCGGCCTGGTGCTCACCCTCGGCGAGCAGCCCGACCCGCGGGCGATGCGGCTGGTCGAGCGGATGAGCACCGGGCTGCCCGTGCTCTCGGTGACCAGCGACAGCTACGACACGGTCGCGGCGTCCAGCCGGATCGAGGGCCGCCCCAGCACAGCGAACCCGCGCAAGGTGGAGGCGGCGATCGGCGCCTTCGAACGCTGCGTGGACACCGTCGACCTGGCCGGCCGGCTGCGGGTCAGCCGCTCCGAACGGGTCACCCCGCTGATGTTCGAGAACGACCTCATCGATCGGGCCCGGACGCGACGCCGGCGGCTGGTGCTGCCGGAGGGCGCGGAGGAGCGGATCCTGCGCGCGGCGGAGATCCTGCTCCGCCGGGACGTCGCCGACCTCACCCTGCTCGGCCGCCCCGACGACATCGCCCGGCGTACCCGGGAGCTGGGCGTGGACCTCGGCGACGCGCAGGTGGTCGACCCGGTGACCAGCCCGTGGCGGGACGAGTTCGCCGACGAGTACGCCAAGTTCCGCGCGCACCGGGGCATGACCCCCGAACTGGCCCACGACATCGTCGCCCAGCCGAACTACTTCGGCACCATGATGGTGTGGGCCGGGCACGCCGACGGCATGGTCTCCGGCGCCACCCACACCACCGCGGCGACCATCCGGCCGGCCTTCGAGATCATCCGGACCGTGCCGGGCGTCTCGGTCGCCTCCAGCGTCTTCTTCATGCTGCTCGCCGACCGGGTGCTGGTCTACGGCGACTGCGCGGTCAACCCGGACCCGGACGCCGCCCAGCTCGCCGACATCGCCATCTCGTCGGCCGACACGGCGGCCCGGTTCGGCATCGAGCCGCGGGTGGCGATGCTGTCGTACTCGACCGGCGACTCCGGCTTCGGGGCGGACGTGGAGAAGGTCGCGACCGCCACCAAGCTGGTCCGCGAACGCCGACCGGAGCTGCTGGTGGAGGGCCCGATCCAGTACGACGCGGCGATCGACCCGCACGTGGCGGCCACCAAGCTGCCGGACAGCCCGGTGGCGGGGCGGGCCACGGTGTTCATCTTCCCGGACCTGAACACCGGCAACAACACGTACAAGGCGGTGCAGCGGTCGGCCGGCGCGGTGGCGGTCGGCCCGGTCATGCAGGGCCTGCGGCGCCCGGTCAACGACCTGTCCCGGGGCGCCACCGTGCCCGACATCGTCAACACGGTGGCGATCACCGCCATCCAGGCCGCCGCCGGGGAGTCCTGA
- a CDS encoding TetR/AcrR family transcriptional regulator, producing MSQHERPPSARREELLERAYAYAMEHGLAELSLRPLASAIGSSPRVLLFLFGSKEALIRALLARARSDELAALQRARAAGGPEDFPAAVRTTWGWLVDPAHRPMLVLWAQAYARSLGEPDGPWAGFARQTVADWLGLLAEVQGGHDTGDRDPALGLAVLRGALLDLLATGDAERTTAVVERYLRLIGAAAR from the coding sequence GTGAGCCAGCACGAGCGACCCCCCAGCGCCCGCCGCGAGGAACTGCTGGAGCGGGCGTACGCGTATGCGATGGAGCACGGGCTGGCGGAGCTGTCGCTCCGCCCCCTCGCCTCCGCCATCGGGTCCAGCCCCCGGGTCCTGCTCTTCCTCTTCGGCTCGAAGGAGGCGCTGATCCGGGCCCTGCTCGCCCGGGCCAGGTCCGACGAGCTGGCCGCGCTCCAGCGGGCCCGCGCGGCCGGGGGTCCGGAGGACTTCCCGGCGGCGGTGCGGACGACCTGGGGATGGCTCGTGGATCCGGCCCATCGCCCGATGCTGGTGCTGTGGGCCCAGGCGTACGCCCGCTCGCTCGGCGAGCCGGACGGACCGTGGGCGGGATTCGCCCGGCAGACGGTGGCGGACTGGCTCGGCCTGCTCGCCGAGGTCCAGGGTGGCCACGACACCGGCGATCGGGATCCGGCCCTCGGCCTGGCCGTGCTGCGCGGTGCCCTGCTCGATCTGCTGGCCACCGGCGACGCCGAGCGCACGACGGCGGTCGTCGAACGCTACCTGCGCCTGATCGGGGCGGCGGCCCGCTGA
- a CDS encoding acetate/propionate family kinase, with translation MSRILVLNCGSSSVKYRLYDGEQVRDKGTVERIGEPGGGPADHETAVREIIERLDLDGLAGIGHRVVHGGRRFSAPVLIDAGVIAAIEDLVPLAPLHNPANLAGIRVAREALPDTPQVAVFDTAFHHTLPEAAATYAIDRDTAERWGIRRYGFHGTSHAYVSRRTAELLGRPYAELNTITLHLGNGASACAVRGGRSVATSMGMSPLEGLVMGTRSGDLDPTVIFHLRREAGMGVDEIDDLLNHRSGLLGLTGVNDMREVLARRDAGDPAATLAFDVYRRRITGYVGAYYALLGRVDAVTFTAGVGEHAAPVRAASLAGLERLGIAVDPTRNDGSGDRVISPDGAEVTVCAVNTDEEREIARETRDVLGSLG, from the coding sequence ATGAGCCGCATCCTCGTCCTCAACTGCGGGTCGTCGTCGGTCAAGTACCGGCTGTACGACGGCGAGCAGGTCCGCGACAAGGGCACCGTCGAGCGGATCGGCGAGCCGGGAGGCGGGCCGGCCGACCACGAGACCGCGGTGCGGGAGATCATCGAGCGGCTCGACCTCGACGGGCTGGCCGGGATCGGGCACCGGGTGGTGCACGGCGGCCGGAGGTTCAGCGCGCCGGTGCTCATCGACGCCGGGGTGATCGCCGCGATCGAGGACCTGGTGCCGCTCGCGCCGCTGCACAACCCGGCGAACCTGGCCGGTATCCGGGTGGCCCGGGAGGCGCTGCCGGACACTCCGCAGGTCGCCGTCTTCGACACCGCCTTCCACCACACGCTGCCCGAGGCCGCCGCCACGTACGCCATCGACCGGGACACCGCCGAGCGGTGGGGCATCCGCCGGTACGGCTTCCACGGCACCTCGCACGCGTACGTCTCCCGACGCACCGCCGAACTGCTCGGCCGGCCGTACGCGGAGCTGAACACGATCACCCTGCACCTGGGCAACGGGGCGAGCGCCTGCGCGGTCCGCGGCGGGCGCAGCGTGGCCACGTCGATGGGCATGTCCCCGCTGGAGGGCCTGGTCATGGGCACCCGCAGCGGCGACCTGGATCCGACGGTCATCTTTCACCTGCGCCGCGAGGCCGGGATGGGTGTGGACGAGATCGACGACCTGCTCAACCACCGCAGCGGCCTGCTCGGGCTGACCGGGGTCAACGACATGCGCGAGGTGCTGGCCCGCCGGGACGCCGGCGACCCGGCCGCCACGCTCGCCTTCGACGTCTACCGCCGCCGGATCACCGGATACGTGGGCGCCTACTACGCCCTGCTCGGACGGGTCGACGCGGTCACCTTCACCGCCGGGGTCGGCGAGCACGCGGCACCGGTCCGGGCCGCGTCGCTGGCCGGCCTGGAGCGGCTCGGGATCGCCGTCGACCCGACCCGCAACGACGGCAGCGGTGACCGGGTGATCTCCCCGGACGGCGCCGAGGTCACGGTCTGTGCGGTCAACACCGACGAGGAGCGCGAGATCGCCCGGGAGACCCGGGACGTGCTCGGCTCGCTCGGCTGA
- a CDS encoding GNAT family N-acetyltransferase produces the protein MSEEILIRPLDRPGDLGWVVMAHGELYAAEFGWDTSFEALVARIVADYAAGHDPAREAAWIAELNGERVGCVFCVAADDRTAQLRILLVDPAARGRRLGGRLVDECLAFARRAGYTRMRLWTNHPLVAARRIYLSRGFHLIQEEPHHSFGTDLTGQVYERELEPAAVAPS, from the coding sequence ATGAGCGAAGAGATCCTCATTCGTCCGCTGGACCGTCCCGGCGACCTCGGCTGGGTGGTGATGGCCCACGGCGAGCTGTACGCCGCCGAGTTCGGCTGGGACACCAGCTTCGAGGCGCTCGTGGCGCGGATCGTCGCCGACTACGCCGCCGGCCACGACCCGGCCCGGGAAGCCGCGTGGATCGCCGAGCTCAACGGTGAGCGGGTGGGCTGCGTCTTCTGTGTGGCGGCGGACGACCGGACCGCCCAGCTGCGGATCCTGCTGGTCGACCCCGCGGCCCGGGGGCGGCGTCTCGGCGGCCGACTGGTCGACGAATGCCTCGCCTTCGCCCGGCGGGCGGGCTACACCCGGATGCGGCTCTGGACCAATCACCCCCTGGTCGCCGCCCGTCGGATCTACCTATCCCGTGGCTTCCACCTGATCCAGGAGGAACCACACCACAGCTTCGGCACCGACCTGACCGGGCAGGTGTACGAACGAGAGCTGGAACCGGCCGCGGTGGCTCCCTCGTGA